In Gambusia affinis linkage group LG20, SWU_Gaff_1.0, whole genome shotgun sequence, the genomic window AATCAGGTTTTTGCTGCCGATTCCGATAACCCATGAGGCCGATCTCTGCCGATCGCCTGGATTGACTGTTTATTTTCCGCGTTAGTTATAAATGACACTATGTGATctggcaaaattttaaaaatgatctggtAACAAATTCACCTAATTAACGTAAACATACAACATACTTGCAGGTAAGATACAGCAGCTACTCAGtcaaaagaactgaaaaacctgaaaccaattaaacaacatttaacagTGAGATTCTCTGTACCCTAAATTATACGAGTCAAATAAGTCTCACAACACTGCCTACATCAAATAATGCCTAGTAAAAAAGGGAAACAATCATTCAAAGTCAAAAGCAGgttgcatcaaaataaacaatcctaAGTTAGAAAATCAAAACTTCCTAAAACCACAGCTAGCTGAttaatgctggttctgattggctgtttctgactgagcgGAGTAATTCTGCGGAACACAGGCGGAGGGAGAGATCgattattatttacttattttttcacCTGCTAAATGGTCATTCtggatgtcatttttttctgccttgAGCCTCGATCTGGCCTAAACTCTGTCAAGTGCTTGTTTATTAATTGTCATATTAGATTTGTTGggttgatgcattttgacgtGCTTCACCTCCGAGATAATTTTCTGTCGCAACACACAAACTTCCCCATTCAGTCTCAGAGCGTTATAGTTCCACACGACAGACAGAGACAGTGATCAGCGATCACCAATCATACACTTTTTCACGAATTCTGCAGATTCTGATTGGTGGTCGATGATCGGCACATCTCTAGTCAGGGATGAGAGTAGTTTTAAATTCTTGGGGGTACTATGACAAATGTGCAAATGTCATAATTGCACAACTGCTTCTTTGTGTGCTTTGGAGTTTCTGtgctgattaattttttttgcgaAGCGATAAAAGCTGGGTAGCTCTTGAACTGCTACAAAATGGAGCTGTATTTCCCTCAGCCCAATGTTGAGATCGAAAGATGGCAGGAGACCTAAATTCTGAACATCATGGCACGATGTGCATCCCAGTTTTCCATGTCTGGCATATAaccattcattttagtttttaaactggTTATATTGATCCTGTGTCCAGAGGGATAATCAGTAGGCCTGGCATCATGACCTGTTTGTTCCAAAGACCTTGCAGCTTCCACTTCATCTTCCTAACATGGTGCCTTCTCACCTCTGACTTTCATACTGATAGGAGAAACCACAGTGCACTGTTAAGATAAAAGCACACCTTCAAAAGTTGGGATATTTTTCCTCCAATAGGTTTCTGAGGAATCACCTCAAACCAGATGttggactggattttatttaaatgtcatttgtgAATGTTGGAGCCTCATTTTCAACAGTGGAGCTATAAAGATTGAAAAAGGTTATCATTTTGCAGAAAGTCTCATCAATCAATATTTCCACTAATTGAGAgacaagaaaattgtttgatAGAGGAAAAGCCTCAGAATCTGAGCTCAAAGCGAGATGCCCaaacaattttatatatatatatatatatatatatatatatatatatatatatatatatatatatatattagacaattaattaaatttcacataattatcgtGGTAGTCAGAGGAGAACGTGCTGATCTCAGCGTCCAGGCGCCGCTCAGTTTGTCACCTAGCGCCGAGATCAACTCCAAACCTCCGCGATCGACCTATTGCAACTCTGCTCTAACAAAGTACAAACAGTTCAGAAACAATATGAAATGGGTGTTGGAACtatttatgctttatttctttatccatttgaatttagtttgtttattcttaaatgtctttattatttacagaGTTTATTTGCAGGTCAATaattgttgattattttttgctttattattttttcttttttttaaagtaagacaAGAAGAAATGTGGGTGTAAAGGACCAGAAGGCATTTGGGTTTGGGCCATATGGTTGTTACCAGAGCAAGAGGGGTAGCAGACagaacaaaggaaagtttgaacTCTGTAATTGCTTGCTGaaatgggaaaataaatcaTCCAAAACAATCAACAAGTTTGGACATTGAACCTTCTTTTGTCTTCGTACAGAAACTTGCCCCCAGTGCCTTAGTATTGGCTTGATGGAAATTTTATTGGATGTTTGGCTTGACAAACTATTACCACTAAACTGCGGAAAGAGGCTACTTATTAAGTGATTAAATTGTGTATTAGATTGTTCTTGAAAAACTTATCAGTCACAACTGATTAGTGGGTGCATTCACAGCTGCACAGTGCACCTATGGATTTTTTACAGCAGACAGCCGCTCCCTGCTCTTGCAGGAACTGCATATCCCCGCTAAATCTTTTAGGGGTATGCAGTACCCAGCCGTACCAGCCTACTTTCACCCCTGCCTCTAGTATACAGCTAGATTTTGCAGACAATTTATTTAGTAGGTTTGTAAGAAAGGCTGAGCATCGGATGATAAATTTCTTCTGACAGGTTTGGTTGTTGCCCTGATTTAGGGGTGCACAATATCTTTGTCCTGAATTATTATAGTTTTATCAGAGTGTGAAAGCACCCATATTAATTCATCAGAGGAACATACTGAGTAAATGACTGTTGCCAGTACATTTcaatagcaaacaaaaaagaaaaagcaaagatatACCAACTTTAAAAGTAACAGATCAGTTGAAATACGAATTGAAAATCTGGACAGTTTAAGGTGTTCAATTGAGAAGTTTATATATGAGACTTTGCAAGACATTCAAGACATTCCAGTGATAACACAGCAAATAAGTCATACTGAGACAGAAGTCCTCGTAAGGCTTCCCGAATGTTCTCGAGCATAATTAGAGCAACAAAATTTACAAACGGTTTTCCTGAGTGTCACAATCACTTCACAAGAAGCAGCTTTAAAAGAAGTGAGAGAACATTGACATCAAGCCTTCAACCggatatgaaaatatttttgatttttacctGTTTGACATCTTTGGCCTCTGGTAGAGTTTCTGGCATCTGTGTGGCAAGCATGGCACGTCAAGGGAAGGTTTATTCTCACATGGCACCTTAAAACACACGAAAACCAAGTCTAAACACTCACTTACAGTAACTGTGGTTCACCAACTGTCTCAAGTACATCTGATATCCAAATTTACTAAAGAAGAAGAGCcggtttctttcttttaaatcactTGTTCCTGGTAGAAGACTATATTTGTGTTTCCTTATCACGGGACTCTGCACTCTTACATTGCTGCAGTTTCATGGTCTTTGTGAGTAACCGCTTTGTAACTGTCATGTGAGGCACTGATTAATGACAGTGTCTTTCTGCAGGGAAGTAGCTACAGAAGCTTCAGAAATAACTTCCTCAATCAAATAATAAactctgtgaaataaaataaaaaattgatttaataCAGCAAAGCGAGTTAAATTTCCAGGCTGGATTAATTATCTGAGCTACATTGCAATCACAAAAAGGCGCAATTCCAATCAACTATagtttattaatcccaaagggcaACTAATGAGACAACAACAGAATAGGAAAGTGACCTAAAAGGTCTTGCatagtttttcaaataaataatagaagCTTGTTTAAACTGGTTCCACATATCTGTGTTCAGCTATGTGACTTTATGCATATcaacaaaacagagaaagtcGCTTACTAAACCTAGAGAACACTAAAATACTCTGTCTAGTCTGTGGCCAACATACTAAGGACGTTAGGCGATAAAAACATTGTCCTAGCTGTAACCTACAAGCGGCTTTAGAGCTGCAAACCAGCGTTAAATTAGCACATCGGTTGGCTAACTTACCGAAACAGTTTGGCTAACCTCTCTCCAGACTCCCCAAAACACGTCGGTATTCTTCGGGAACTTGATGTAAACTCACTCAAAGGACATCATTTTACTAAACGAATCTCAGTCCGTACAGTTGTTTTCCACAGTTTTCTGTCAAAGCACTGTAAcgcagaaaaacacacacccGTAAACCTCTAACACAACCGACTCCTCCTCCTGTTGCAGTCTAACCGAAAACCGATGCATCATGGGAAGTCAAGCGATCTGTGATGCCTTCAATGAACTTCCTAAAAggagtaaacctgagtgccgtgcACGAGAGAaacatttaccttttaaaaacattttgaacatgtCTACTATCTTCTATGGTCAAATACACTAATATCTTTTTACGGAATTCTGTGGTGGAACTAGAATTTCATGTCTTTATTatgaaatttatatttatagtaACATTTATATGTTACTATCAACCACGAGCTCATGGTTAGTTTAACAAACCTACAAAACATTCCTATCCTCCAAACTTGGCTgcttaaataaactaaataagctaaataaaggtttaattttaaaatgcacgATGATATTGAACTATATTGGAAGcgacaaagcaaaaaaaaaaaagagttactttttaaagataataGAACCTTACGAGTGACACCTAAAAGACTCACCTGAGCTGCATTGTTTAAGGGGTCAAATGAATAATCTGGAGAATGTGGCAATTTCTTTTATATGCTTAATTGGCATAAATAATTACTATaacatttgttacttttttgcCCTAGAAATTTCTTCTACTTTTATGAGATTCTGATTCTTTTGCAAgtgggaaaaaataattattacaaaagtttattgttataatttattaagtGCTTTCCATAACTTTTTCAAAGGGTTGAGGTCAATTTACTCtgatccccagaaccagaaccacatgCTCTCTCTCATTCTGGCTGTGTAAAGGCAGACATCTGGGGTtttatctttattctttttcctCTTACATTGCCACAGCAACCCAACGTTTATCTGAGTTCATGTTGctggtttgttgttgtttctcctcctgatcctgtaaaacattttgagttacCTTGCTGCAGAAAATGTGCTGTAGAAATAAATCTGCCTTGCCTTAGGTCAGGCCAATAGGCTTTGCCGAAAAATGCATCCCTCTGCTAACATGGAGAAATAGAGTTaagagtgaaataactttttgttcTATTTACTGCTGGTATAACTTTTATATCAATAGAATAATATTTGGGGGAAATATAGGGCCTGCATATATTGGCAAAGTAATAATTTGCTatgccaaaaaatgcatttaagaaatgaagagttaagagggatttcaccttttctacGTAACTTGTTCTCTGAGCTACTGCTGTATAAGCTCTGTGACAGGCAAAAACTCATTTTGTTGTACTCACGCTCGACAACCTAAATTTATCTagcattaataataaattaagtcaTCATTGCTTTTTATCAAGTATAAATATCTGTCATATACTAAATAACATACTGATTAGATAAACACAAGATGTTAGTCAAATTAATGAACGTACgcttattaaataataattaggtATAATGATgatagattaattaatttattgttaattaGATAGGCGTTAATTATATAATAACTACAAGAGATTATCTATAAATTTGACTGTGGCATATTACTATTTGCTAAATAAGAACcccaaaatgttgaaagttatttttaaactatttccaAAGTTAGGTTTTGAAGCTTGGTTGCAGGTTTGGCTTTAGCAGTATAAGTATGAATTATAAAGAGGAACCATTAATGTCATATAAACCAAAACGAAGTTGACAACAAGTGTCTTGGGATTAGCATGATCAACTCATTTGACTTTGGCCTTAGAGATATCAATAAAGTAGAATAAGAACTTAAATTGTTCAAATTGGAACTTTCTACAATTATAAGTCTAATAATATTactaacttttacaaaaatgacacattcattcataataaaatttatgtaaaattatcaTCAGCCCTCCTGGATGATCAAAACAACAGTGAATCAACATTTTAGTCACACACATTTTAGTCACAGTACATTGTTCTGGTGCAATGTACCCAAATTTGTCAGAATTTTGCCGTCACGTTTGCAAGCAAATATGATCGATTAACATCaaaacaatgtcaaacatttgcttttcCAAATTCCTTCTCCTCGCGCAACGTAATCAGGCTTATAAATGCGGGCTCATCCCTTTCGGATTCGTAACACGAGCTTCCGGTGTTAACCCAAATTGTGTGCCACGTGCTTTAAATATCCACGAATTATCTGTGATCGATCAAAATTAAGAGaacataaatattctttaaataaagtaattaacAATTGAGTGTGGTGACGTCGTTGCCGAAATTTCTAAGTCAGACACTCACTTAAACTAAACAAAGACCTGAATATCTAACACCAACAAACGATAACAAAGTCGCAGGGTATTGACAACATGATATCAATAAAGCTCAATAAGCGCACACTTCACTGTATTTAATCTCTATATAAATTATAACAAggtattatttttcttaccaCTTCACATTATGTAAtagtttgtctaaaaaaaaccctaacaTCATGCGTTTAAGTTTGGAGTTGTAATACAAACGATGTGGAAAGCTGTGTCAGTATGGATTTTGCAAGTCACTGCACATTCCGAAAAGGTTTCGTGGTAAAAGATTTACAAAGTCGCTTTTAAgctgagaaaacatttccttGATTAggagatcattttattttttttaatttgttttaacagtgtattatgattatttttaaatgatttacaatgatttgaaaacaaatggaaatacataaaatgccaacatagataataaataaataaataaataaataaataaataaaagttattatgAAAGGTAATAATGCAAAGTAATCAAAAGATGggagagataaaataaaaatagagaaatttcacaaataataaaaaatatcagtgtCTTCACagtcataaaacacacaataattttgaaataaataaataaattaattatgcGACATGTATGTTCAATATTTTAGTTGGAGGGGAGCAGAGAGGAAACCAGGTGGTCTGCTTTCATTAGACAGACTTTGACTTCCCTCCTGATCAGCTCCCAGGCGTCAGCACTGTGGCCCTGAAGACACAACAATGTTATGATTACATTATGCAGTTTTGAAACATGACATGCTTAGTAGCAGACAGAGAATGTCAACTGACCATTTTCGCCAGGATTTCATTGGATAATCTCTTGAAATACAAGTGCAGCTTGGTGTTCCTCTTCCTCATGTGGCTATGGcctttaatctgaaataattagagagaaaaaaaaaatccaggtttaaacattatgttttctaaatttgctGTGAGATGTGTTTATATTAAATTGTTATGAAACGTATCCAGTCAGAGTCGAGGTGAACTTACACAGGAGTGAAGCTCATCAGCCTGTTTGTTGACAACATTGAGAAAGTTCTCCACTGTGACCTCCTGCCATGATGAAGAGCTTTGATCTTCCTCAAACAGGGCAGAAACCTCCTTCAGGATGTGAACTGCGAAGGAAAGTTTACCTTCAGCCTGGAACAAGAGGAAGAATAGGAAAACTATGAGATGACTCAAAGAATCATTGCTGGCTCATCTACAATAGATCATAAGCAGCAGCTGTAGAGGACTTACTGATGCTTTGGATGCCTGACTGTACAGATGATCAGGGAAGGCCACAGTGTTCTCTTCATCCTCAGTGCTGTTCGTAATGTTATTCgcctgcagcacaaacagacgCACACGTcacacattaaatacatttttacacattagaTGAACtacaaaaagccttaaaatctGGTCTCTTACCATCATATCCAGCAGATTCAAAGAGTTTCCGCTGTACTGTCTGAATTTATGCTCCATCCACCTGCAGCTCAGCGCGGAGGAGAACAGACCGAGAAACACACAAGCGAAGAAAATCCTGTTCAGCATCTtgactttgtcttttaattaaacaataaatcttCTTTGTATGCGAACTCTGATGTCTCCTGGTGTTGTTGTGTGGACGCAGAGCCGCAGCGCAGCTTTTAAGCCAAGCCAGCCAGATTTCACTTTCCAGATTCACGTTGGGAAAAGCCGGCGAAGGAGAACGGCTTTCATGGAGGTAGAAAACGAACAATTGTTTACCTGTGGTGTAAATCCGTGTGAACGAGTGAAATAATCTTGCCAAACAGGCTGTGGTCTGAAACagttgaaacatttcagatcacAAAAGCTGGAgtgaacatttcaaaacaagatGAACGTGGCgactttaattgaaat contains:
- the LOC122823089 gene encoding interferon a3-like codes for the protein MLNRIFFACVFLGLFSSALSCRWMEHKFRQYSGNSLNLLDMMANNITNSTEDEENTVAFPDHLYSQASKASAEGKLSFAVHILKEVSALFEEDQSSSSWQEVTVENFLNVVNKQADELHSCIKGHSHMRKRNTKLHLYFKRLSNEILAKMGHSADAWELIRREVKVCLMKADHLVSSLLPSN